A genomic region of Solibacillus isronensis contains the following coding sequences:
- a CDS encoding recombinase family protein, with protein sequence MRKIGYIRVSSTSQNPSRQVQQLNEIRMDIIFEEKVSGATKDRKQLQKMLEDIQEGDIIYVTDLTRITRSTQDLFELIDLIRSKKASLKSLKDSWLDLSEDNPYSQFLITVMAGVNQLERDLIRMRQREGIELAKKEGKFKGRLKKYHKNHAGMNYAVKLYKEGGMTVNQICEITNVSRASLYRKLSEGNK encoded by the coding sequence TTGCGGAAAATTGGTTATATACGTGTCAGTTCAACTAGCCAGAATCCTTCAAGGCAAGTTCAGCAACTGAACGAAATCAGAATGGATATTATTTTTGAAGAAAAAGTTTCCGGAGCAACAAAAGATCGTAAGCAACTTCAAAAGATGTTAGAGGATATACAAGAAGGCGACATCATTTATGTTACAGACTTAACTCGGATCACTCGAAGTACGCAGGATTTATTTGAATTGATTGATTTAATACGAAGTAAAAAGGCGAGCTTAAAATCACTCAAGGATTCATGGCTAGATTTATCAGAAGATAATCCTTACAGTCAATTCTTAATTACGGTAATGGCTGGTGTTAATCAATTAGAGCGAGATCTTATCCGTATGCGTCAACGTGAAGGGATTGAGCTGGCTAAGAAAGAAGGCAAGTTTAAAGGCCGGTTAAAGAAATATCATAAAAATCACGCAGGAATGAATTATGCAGTAAAACTATATAAAGAAGGCGGTATGACTGTAAATCAAATTTGCGAAATTACTAATGTATCTAGGGCTTCATTATATAGAAAGCTATCGGAAGGAAACAAATAG